The Candidatus Nanohalovita haloferacivicina region CAATCCCCTCGCAGCTGTACTGTGGTGGATAGGATTCTGCGACGGAAAGAGGCCCGTAGCATGTGCATTCTGCGTAGACTGTTTCAGTTCCGTTCTCGAAATCAGCGCTGAATTTTTCGTAACTTGTTGCATTTGCTGTGTAGAATGCTGCAAGGCCTGACAGAATCAGTAAAAGACCGGTAACTGCGATAAAGGTCTTTTTCATTTACATGAAGGCCTTTGAGTTTGTTTGACTAAAAAGTTTTTTAGAGAAGTTTAGCGCCCAGGGCAGGGCTCGAACCTGCGACCACCACGTTAACAGCGTGGCGCTCTACCTGCTGAGCTACCTGGGCAGCCTTTTAAGCTGTGAATTATATCGGACCTTTCAGTTTTTTAAACATGTAGTAAATCTGTGGTGTGAGGGGCCTGCGGTTTGCAGGCGCCCTGGTGTGAATCTGTCAGCAGTTCTAGTCGAGGAATTTGTCTTGCTCGATTTTTTCTGGTAGGTAGGTGTTGGCTACGAATTCCAGGCTTTGTGATGCGAGGGCCTGTTGTTCTACTCTGACTCCCATGTCGAGCATTTTCTGGAATTGTTTCTGCCAGTCGTCGTTTTGCATCCATTCGTAGTCCATGACATCGTGGATTCTCTTGTAGTCCTTTGTTGGGCCTCCGTTGTCTTTGGATTTTCCTTTGAGGTCTTCTGTGACGTGGTGGAGGTCGTATTCTTCGATGTCTTCCATTGTCATACCGATGAGTTTGGCGTCTGGTACTGATAGTCGGTCTGATTGGAATGCTAGGCTCATGGATCCTGATTTGAGGACTGAGTAGATGTAGTATCCCCATGGGTCGCCGTCTGTGAATACGTAGACTGGGAGGTCTAGTTCTTTGTGCATCATGTTGATGAGTCTTCTTGCTCCTCTTGCTGGTTGTCCTCCTGTCCCTATGATTACGGCGTTGTGGTCGGCGTGGAAGTCTTCTTCAACCAGTCTGTTAACCATAGCGGAGGTCTCGACTACGAGGATGAAGTCTGCTTCACATTCGACGAATTCGAAGTGGTCGACGATGGAGTTGATTGCCATTCCGGATGTTCCCATGTTCATTCCGTCGATGATGTCTCCTGAGTCGTCGATCTTGATTGGGCCGAATAGTCGTCCTTTTGGTTCTGCGAAAAGGTGGAGGTCTTCTCTGATTGCTCCTGTTGCTGTTTCAATGTCGACTACCACGTTGTTGGATTCGTCCTGGTCTTCGAATGTATTTTCGTCGAGGCCTGGTACGCTGTGCTTTAGCTGGTAGTAGATCTCTCTGATTGATGCTGTTCTTCCGCGTTCTACGAGTTCTTTGGTTTTTGATGCGACCATCAGTGTCTGCATGAACTTTCTGGCGTGACTGATGTTGAGGAATTTTCTTGTGGAGTAAGAGTCTCCTAGTTCAAGTCTTCCGTCTTCCTCATCGTAGTTGACGTTGCTTCTGGATCTGACTTTGGTCTCTATTGTCAGGTTGTCGCTTTCAGGATCGTTCAACTGGTTCCTGATCTTTTTTCCTAGATGTTTTAGTCTTTCTAATGTTCTTTCGTCGTTCTCGAATTCTTTCTTTGGCATTACTTAATCACCTCTAAAGCTGCTCCGGGTTGTAGTCAGCTTCTACGAGTTTTTGAATCTGAGCTTCGATCTCTTCAGGATCTCCTTCTCCTGCTAGCTCTGTAATTGCAGGCCCCATCTCTTTTGCGTAGGATGTAAGCTTTCTCTTCTTCTTCTCCTGAATTTCCTTTCTTTCTTTTCTCTTCAGGTATTTTCCTAGCTTTCTTCCTGCTTCCTGCAGGGCCAGTTTCATTTCTTTCCGGATTGGATCGTAGTTCGCTACGGCTTCCTTTCCTTCAGATGTGAATGGAACCCATACAGATGCTATGTGGATTGAGATGTAGAGCGGGCCTTGTGGCCTGTTTCCTGTCTGCGAAATGTTGTATCGGTTCCAGGAAACGTTTTCGATGGCCTTTGTGGTTACACACGCCGATTTCTTGTATAGTAGCGGTACTTTGTTTGCGTATCGGAGTTCTTCGAAGCTTCCTTCGTCTTCGATGTCTCCTCCCCATGCTAGGCCTACTTCTACCTGGAATGGATTTCCTTTGTATACTGTTGGTTTTCGAGTAATTGTTTCTGTGAACTCTGGGTTGAGTTCTTTTGTGAGGCCTTTCTCCATCAGGTCTTCGCCGATAGGGCTCAGGCAGTCTGTTGGAGGGCTCTGTAGTTTTACTCTCTGTGCTGCGTCGAGGATTTCTTCGACTTCGTCTTTGTCGAGAGTGTTTGGTCTTCGGCCGTCGTCTACTCCTGCTTCGTCGCATACTTCCTGTGCGCTTGTTCTTCCTACTCTTGTGAATTCTTCCTGTAGGAAGCTGCTTACTGTTCGTGCGTTGGAGTTGTCGATCATTCTGAGGACTACTCCTAGTTCTACTCCGTGCAGGTGTGGTTTGATCTCTTTTGGTTTTTCAGGTAGTTCTTTTGAGACTCTTGGGAACTCTACCTTGTTTCCGTCTGGTTCTCTTAGCACGATTCTTGCGTACGGGTTCATGATTGCCGTGTGCTTGAGGTAGTTGTAGACGGAGTGGTGGCCTCTTGTGTATTTGGCCTCGATATTCATTTCGATGCTGGTTCCGTGGTCGAAGTAGTAGTCTTTCTCTCCCGGGAACTCATCGCTTTCCGGATCGACTACTTCGTCTTCTAGAATCTCTGGTTCGTTTTTCTCTGTGTCAATTCTGACAACGAAGCGGTGGCATGGTTCTCCTTCCTGTTTTGAGTATACAGTTACTGGCTCTCCAGTTGTCAGCTGCGCGTACATCGCGGAAGCGGAGATACCGATTCCCTGCTGACCTCTGCTCTGCTGGAGCTTGTGGAACTTTGAACCGTATAGAAGTTTACCAAATACCTTTGGAATTGTTTCTCTATCAAGGCCTATTGCGTTGTCCCTGATTTCTATTCGGCATTTGCCTTCTGAGTACTCGTCAATAAGGACGTGTATTTCCGGAAGAATCTCGTCTTCCTCACATGCGTCCAGCGAGTTGTCCACAGCTTCTTTTACTACTGTTATAATGGATTTCTGTGCGTTTTCGAAACCTAGAAGGTGTTTGTTTTTCTCAAAGAATTCGGCGACGGAAATCTCTCTATGGTCTCCGCCACTTGCTTCCATGCCTTCTTCTACTCCGTTTGCCATAATATCACGTTTTTCAAATCTACCTTTTTATCTTGTCCTGGTTTTTCTCCAGATAATTGTATGCTGTTGAGTGAGAGCTACCGTTCAAAAGCATGTTGATAGCTTCCATTGCGACCTCGATATTCTGGGCCTTTCCAATTATTCCTATTGTTGTTCCGTAGACTGAGATGTCTACTTGTGCTATTTTTTCGATGTGTGTTCGGGCCTCGCCTTCTCTGCCGATTACACGGCCTTTTAGTCTTTCTTCAGCGTTTTTTGTGTTGGCGTAGCGGCCGATATCCATTAAGTGTAGTGTTACATCTCTTTCGACTAGTTTGAAGGCTTTTTCTGGGTTGAATCCTCTGCCTATTGCTTTGACTATTTTTTGGGCCGTCATTTCGTCTAGTGGTTCTCCTTCGAGTGCGACCTGGTTGTCCTGGATTGTTACGTCGCAGTCTGTCAGGTCTTGCAGTTCTTCTTTTGTTTCTCCTTCAGAACCGATGAGAACTCCTACTCGTTCTTCTGGCACCATTACTTCCTTCATATTGTCTCTAATATTAATGGACCTAACAATCTTTTTATACCTTAAAACTGTTTTACAGGTCTTCTAGGCCGTCTAAAACCTCTTGAACGGCGTCGTGTTTTTCGATGTCTGCTCCCTGCCTGTTGAAGAATGCAGCCATGTTTTTTACATCTCTTTTAAGCAGTTCTACGGCCTCTGGATGTGATTTGTGGACGCCCTGGGAGAAATCAATCCATACCTCCTGTTCCTGAGTCATTAGAATGTTGTATTCTGATAGGTCGCCGTGTACAAGTTGTTCCTCTCTCCAGAGCTCCATTATGTTTCTTTTGATCTTCTGGAAGGCCTCTTCAGGGTTCTCTATCTGTACATCTTTGAGTTTGGGGTATGGCGTGAAGTCTTCGCCGATAAACTCCATTACCAGTATGTTTTTCTGGAAGGCCTTTGGTTCCGGGCATCTTACGATGTCTCCAGCTTTTTTGAGGTTTTTGAACTCTTTTTTGCACCATTCGTTGATTACTGATCTTCTGTCGGATTTGAAGTTGCGGAATCTCTGGTCTCCTCTCAGGTATTTCTCCATTTCGCGGAATGATCCGGCCTGTGTCATGTAGATTTTGACTATTACTCTTTCTCCGTCGGATGTGTCGGCCAGGAAGACTGCGGATTCTTTTCCTGATTCTATTGTGCCGTAGAGTCTGTCGAGAACTTTTCTGTCTCCTAGTTTGAGCAGGGCCTTCTTTGTTTCGTGGTCGAATACGTTGTTGAAGGCCTTTCTTCCTTCGGAGGAGTCGAACATTCTCCGGCTTTCTTCCTTCCATCTTTCGCGGAAGTCAATGTTTTCGTCTTTCACAGAAATGTTCTGAGTGATGAAGAGATAAATGGCCTAGGTGTTCAGGTAGTGAGGTATGTTTCTTGCTTTCAGTCTCCATTCCTCTGCTTCTCTGAGTTCTTTGGCTATGAAGTTTTCCAGAAATTCTCGGCCGTATTCTTCTGCTACTTCCTCGTTGTAGACATCTTTAAGTATTGTTTTTGCTGTTGTCAGGCCTTCTGTGTTTCTTCTTCCCCATGAAAATGAGTTTCCTGTATTCTCAAGATTGTTTGATGGAGAGAGTTTTTCGCCCGTTGATTCTCCGCCTTTTACTACTCTGACTGTTTTATCTCCGCTCTGCATGCTGATATGGCCTTCATAAATTGCGTAGTAGTCTATGTTCTGTTCAGGAAGATTTCCTGCCATCACAGAATATTTTTGACTCTCTGCTTAATAATCCAAAGTCTGCAGTAGAAGTTGTTAGGGCCTTAGCTTTGCTGAGTTGGAGGATAGAATGTAGAAGGGAAAATTTTAGAGGAATTCCTCTATTTCGTCTAGGAAGTCTCTGTCTTCCAGCCATCTTGTCTCCGCGTTGGAGTAGCTGTTGACGATGTCTCCTTTTTCGTCGCCCTGGATGTCCCATGGATCGACTAGTACTACTGAATCTCTTTTTACCCATAGGCCTCTTTTCTTTGATCCTGGGATTCGGCAGATTCTTTCGTTTCCATCTGTGCAGTATACGCGGTATTTTCCGCCTCCTTCTTTTCTTAGAACTATTCCAAGTACCTCGTCGCCTTGCGGCCTGCGTACTCTTTGTACTTGTTCTTCTTCATCTTCTGGCATACAAACTATTTCTAAAGCAATTTTTTTAAACCACGACAGGGCCTCT contains the following coding sequences:
- a CDS encoding KH domain-containing protein, with the translated sequence MKEVMVPEERVGVLIGSEGETKEELQDLTDCDVTIQDNQVALEGEPLDEMTAQKIVKAIGRGFNPEKAFKLVERDVTLHLMDIGRYANTKNAEERLKGRVIGREGEARTHIEKIAQVDISVYGTTIGIIGKAQNIEVAMEAINMLLNGSSHSTAYNYLEKNQDKIKR
- a CDS encoding DNA topoisomerase VI subunit B → MANGVEEGMEASGGDHREISVAEFFEKNKHLLGFENAQKSIITVVKEAVDNSLDACEEDEILPEIHVLIDEYSEGKCRIEIRDNAIGLDRETIPKVFGKLLYGSKFHKLQQSRGQQGIGISASAMYAQLTTGEPVTVYSKQEGEPCHRFVVRIDTEKNEPEILEDEVVDPESDEFPGEKDYYFDHGTSIEMNIEAKYTRGHHSVYNYLKHTAIMNPYARIVLREPDGNKVEFPRVSKELPEKPKEIKPHLHGVELGVVLRMIDNSNARTVSSFLQEEFTRVGRTSAQEVCDEAGVDDGRRPNTLDKDEVEEILDAAQRVKLQSPPTDCLSPIGEDLMEKGLTKELNPEFTETITRKPTVYKGNPFQVEVGLAWGGDIEDEGSFEELRYANKVPLLYKKSACVTTKAIENVSWNRYNISQTGNRPQGPLYISIHIASVWVPFTSEGKEAVANYDPIRKEMKLALQEAGRKLGKYLKRKERKEIQEKKKRKLTSYAKEMGPAITELAGEGDPEEIEAQIQKLVEADYNPEQL
- a CDS encoding DNA topoisomerase IV subunit A gives rise to the protein MPKKEFENDERTLERLKHLGKKIRNQLNDPESDNLTIETKVRSRSNVNYDEEDGRLELGDSYSTRKFLNISHARKFMQTLMVASKTKELVERGRTASIREIYYQLKHSVPGLDENTFEDQDESNNVVVDIETATGAIREDLHLFAEPKGRLFGPIKIDDSGDIIDGMNMGTSGMAINSIVDHFEFVECEADFILVVETSAMVNRLVEEDFHADHNAVIIGTGGQPARGARRLINMMHKELDLPVYVFTDGDPWGYYIYSVLKSGSMSLAFQSDRLSVPDAKLIGMTMEDIEEYDLHHVTEDLKGKSKDNGGPTKDYKRIHDVMDYEWMQNDDWQKQFQKMLDMGVRVEQQALASQSLEFVANTYLPEKIEQDKFLD
- a CDS encoding translation initiation factor IF-1A (eIF-1A; enables maximal rate of protein biosynthesis. Enhances ribosome dissociation into subunits and stabilizes the binding of the initiator Met-tRNA(I) to 40 S ribosomal subunits in eukaryotes), with amino-acid sequence MPEDEEEQVQRVRRPQGDEVLGIVLRKEGGGKYRVYCTDGNERICRIPGSKKRGLWVKRDSVVLVDPWDIQGDEKGDIVNSYSNAETRWLEDRDFLDEIEEFL
- a CDS encoding DUF6166 domain-containing protein is translated as MAGNLPEQNIDYYAIYEGHISMQSGDKTVRVVKGGESTGEKLSPSNNLENTGNSFSWGRRNTEGLTTAKTILKDVYNEEVAEEYGREFLENFIAKELREAEEWRLKARNIPHYLNT
- a CDS encoding serine protein kinase RIO, whose product is MKDENIDFRERWKEESRRMFDSSEGRKAFNNVFDHETKKALLKLGDRKVLDRLYGTIESGKESAVFLADTSDGERVIVKIYMTQAGSFREMEKYLRGDQRFRNFKSDRRSVINEWCKKEFKNLKKAGDIVRCPEPKAFQKNILVMEFIGEDFTPYPKLKDVQIENPEEAFQKIKRNIMELWREEQLVHGDLSEYNILMTQEQEVWIDFSQGVHKSHPEAVELLKRDVKNMAAFFNRQGADIEKHDAVQEVLDGLEDL